From Pandoraea norimbergensis, the proteins below share one genomic window:
- a CDS encoding MORN repeat-containing protein, with amino-acid sequence MRNALDFTKLVLLGSLSTLAACASAPRAPALPSTWTMTTQGCQTWNRTPSATSTETVTWDGACVGGYVDGPGTLTWFQDGSYSQRFVGTMRAGKRQGIGEYYWASGDRYQGAFENDLRTGKGNYTWSSGDTYSGDFVDGQRTGYGIYTYANGNRFEGDQSNGSFMNGNLSAANGEAIARYTDGKRIALRYEPAQASSQTSSGGAGFGAVLGAIAQGLAAAGGKNAAQLQAAASVMNSSAGGGGSAARAYSAPNTAASGNATSGMNGAETQPMVNNCLSLTRSHKYSMRINNSCGFEVSMIYCYTSISNAARTGFDVTSNACTNYRTSASANVVVGASSFIEVNAPDNTQPVEFIACKSANDGYPEKLRYDGSRLNGQCHYRQTTAGNGSRSFGGVR; translated from the coding sequence ATGAGAAACGCACTTGATTTCACGAAACTCGTTTTGCTGGGCAGCCTGAGCACGCTCGCCGCATGCGCATCGGCGCCGCGCGCGCCAGCCCTTCCATCGACTTGGACAATGACCACGCAAGGCTGCCAGACGTGGAACCGAACGCCATCGGCGACGAGCACGGAAACCGTGACTTGGGATGGCGCGTGTGTGGGCGGCTATGTCGACGGCCCGGGGACCTTGACCTGGTTTCAGGACGGCAGCTATTCGCAACGCTTCGTCGGCACCATGCGGGCAGGCAAACGTCAGGGCATTGGCGAGTATTACTGGGCGAGCGGCGATCGTTATCAAGGGGCGTTCGAGAACGACCTCCGTACCGGCAAAGGCAACTACACATGGAGCAGCGGCGACACGTATTCCGGTGATTTTGTCGATGGCCAGCGCACCGGGTACGGCATTTACACGTATGCGAACGGCAATCGCTTTGAGGGCGATCAAAGCAATGGCAGTTTCATGAACGGCAACCTGAGCGCCGCCAATGGCGAGGCCATTGCGAGATACACCGATGGCAAGCGCATTGCGCTGCGCTATGAGCCGGCACAGGCGTCGAGTCAAACAAGCAGCGGCGGTGCCGGATTCGGAGCGGTGCTGGGCGCCATCGCGCAAGGTCTGGCGGCGGCGGGCGGGAAGAACGCCGCACAGCTTCAGGCGGCGGCATCTGTCATGAATAGTTCTGCTGGCGGTGGTGGCAGCGCGGCGCGGGCGTACAGCGCGCCGAACACAGCGGCCAGTGGCAATGCAACCAGCGGGATGAACGGCGCCGAGACGCAGCCGATGGTCAACAACTGCTTGAGCCTGACGCGCAGCCACAAGTATTCGATGCGAATCAACAATAGCTGCGGTTTTGAAGTGTCGATGATCTATTGCTACACCAGCATCAGCAACGCGGCACGCACTGGCTTCGATGTGACATCCAATGCTTGCACGAATTACCGCACGAGTGCTTCGGCCAACGTCGTTGTCGGCGCGTCGTCGTTCATCGAGGTCAACGCGCCCGACAACACCCAGCCGGTCGAATTCATCGCGTGTAAATCGGCGAACGACGGTTATCCGGAGAAGCTGCGTTACGACGGCAGCCGGCTCAACGGACAGTGCCATTACAGACAAACTACGGCGGGCAACGGGTCACGCAGTTTTGGCGGGGTCAGGTAA
- a CDS encoding autotransporter family protein yields MKPIAILAGVIALFAEQHALAANFLINNGQTSTTAQTLSSGQSGTIASGGVLSVGGSSVGITATGNATIVNNGSINMTGTGRAIRDNTGGLTLTVTNGVGASITTFDADVIQMNKANSNVVFNNYGTLTSTNNSGGGSQAIDFNAITTGTNVLNNFAGGVIQANEADAVRPGVNGVVNNAGIIRSTNNPGSTSSSDGIDAQSNSGITVVNAGTGLIQGARHGITGGVDTTTDGTFKLSVTNNAGGTIQGMNGSGINIDGFNAKEVVTINNSGTIIGNGVTGDGDGVDVDGIVNITNSGTIRGARAFNDVSEGVTVGGGTIVNSGTIVGENTPGGIGRGITLAGVDKDPATGLAIAPQGIYVNSTIVNSGLIRGQSDSAIAVTGSRNAMTVTIINQAGGVLEGGGATAAAVNTGANDATVINYGTITADQSGKAVDLGSGNSSLQIIGGAAVVNGDVSGGTGTSTLTITPGSGNAFSYNGAISNFSAVALGAGTIALNGASTYAGATTIASGATIIVGDASHRNATLGSGLTTVAAGATLAGYGGTLGSVTNAGILAVGSASPGATTGNLGTFTIAGDYVGNNATALMGATIAADGTTASDKLVINGNASGTTLLKLKVSGTGTPTSGSGIQLVQVNGTASDGAFKLDAPIQAGAYQYLLRKIGPAGGDPSWFLSTSYASGQTAYRAATVAYAMTPQLNTDFGFTMLGRLQERMGNARATGTAGDDTSNGVWGRVYGKSMDANMSGRFDADERMFAAQFGREWRLNTDASGWGGSTLAGVTATFGTASASFSDSARTLDPTLSAATGSVNMQAQSVGAYWTRILPQGAYADVTTQVTHYRNKYSDVTGIGATQNGFGAALSGEIGHRFAILGSGFTVEPQAQLAYQYLHLNGFSDSLSTVSGNTTNALRGRLGVKFAAPDLANVAGAGSASPYVSADVVHDFLSPGATNVAGASFDSSLAKTWFEIGAGLDATLGRTSSLYASVKYARNMGGDYRRNVYGQVGYRYRW; encoded by the coding sequence ATGAAACCAATTGCCATTCTGGCAGGCGTCATCGCGCTTTTCGCCGAGCAGCACGCCCTCGCCGCCAACTTCCTCATCAATAACGGACAGACGTCCACCACCGCGCAGACGCTCTCCAGCGGGCAATCCGGCACGATTGCCAGCGGCGGCGTCTTGTCCGTGGGCGGCAGCAGTGTCGGCATTACCGCGACCGGCAACGCCACCATCGTCAACAACGGCTCGATCAATATGACGGGCACCGGACGCGCGATACGCGACAACACCGGGGGCCTGACCCTGACGGTCACCAACGGAGTTGGGGCCAGCATCACCACGTTCGACGCCGACGTGATCCAGATGAACAAGGCGAACAGCAACGTCGTGTTCAACAACTACGGCACGCTGACATCGACCAACAACTCCGGCGGCGGCAGTCAGGCGATCGACTTCAACGCGATCACGACCGGCACCAATGTCCTGAACAACTTCGCCGGTGGCGTCATTCAGGCAAACGAAGCCGATGCCGTGCGCCCCGGCGTCAATGGCGTGGTCAACAACGCGGGCATCATCCGCTCGACCAACAACCCCGGCAGCACGAGCAGCAGCGACGGTATCGACGCCCAGTCCAACAGCGGCATCACCGTCGTCAATGCGGGCACCGGCTTGATTCAAGGCGCGCGCCACGGCATCACCGGCGGTGTCGATACGACCACGGACGGAACGTTCAAGCTCTCCGTCACGAACAATGCCGGCGGCACGATTCAGGGCATGAACGGTTCGGGCATCAACATCGACGGGTTCAATGCCAAGGAAGTCGTCACGATCAACAACAGCGGCACGATCATTGGCAATGGCGTGACGGGCGACGGCGATGGTGTGGACGTCGACGGTATCGTCAACATCACCAATTCGGGCACGATTCGCGGCGCGCGCGCCTTCAACGACGTGAGTGAAGGCGTCACGGTCGGTGGCGGCACGATCGTCAACAGCGGCACCATCGTCGGCGAGAACACGCCCGGCGGCATCGGTCGCGGCATCACGCTCGCCGGCGTGGACAAGGACCCGGCCACGGGTCTGGCCATCGCACCGCAGGGCATCTACGTCAATTCGACCATCGTCAACAGCGGCCTCATTCGCGGGCAAAGCGACTCGGCGATTGCCGTGACCGGCAGCCGCAACGCCATGACGGTGACGATCATCAATCAGGCGGGCGGTGTGCTTGAAGGGGGCGGTGCGACGGCAGCCGCCGTCAACACCGGCGCCAACGACGCGACGGTGATCAACTACGGCACGATCACGGCCGATCAGAGCGGCAAAGCCGTGGATCTGGGCAGCGGCAACAGCAGCCTCCAAATTATTGGCGGCGCAGCGGTAGTGAACGGCGACGTGTCCGGTGGCACGGGCACCAGTACCCTGACGATCACGCCCGGCAGCGGCAACGCGTTCAGCTATAACGGCGCGATTTCGAACTTCTCGGCAGTGGCACTCGGCGCGGGCACGATTGCTCTCAACGGGGCAAGCACGTACGCCGGCGCGACGACGATTGCCAGCGGTGCCACCATCATCGTTGGTGACGCCTCGCACCGCAACGCGACACTGGGGAGCGGCCTGACGACGGTGGCTGCCGGTGCGACGCTGGCAGGCTACGGCGGCACGCTGGGCAGCGTGACGAACGCCGGTATTCTCGCGGTCGGCAGCGCATCGCCCGGGGCCACGACAGGCAATCTCGGCACGTTCACGATTGCGGGCGACTACGTCGGCAACAACGCAACCGCGCTGATGGGCGCCACCATCGCCGCCGACGGCACAACGGCATCCGACAAACTCGTCATCAACGGCAATGCGAGCGGCACGACCCTGCTCAAGCTGAAGGTCTCGGGCACCGGCACGCCGACCTCGGGTAGCGGCATTCAGCTCGTGCAGGTCAACGGGACGGCCTCAGACGGCGCATTCAAGCTTGATGCGCCGATTCAGGCGGGCGCATATCAATACCTGCTTCGCAAGATCGGTCCGGCGGGCGGCGACCCGAGCTGGTTCTTGTCGACGTCATACGCCTCAGGCCAGACTGCTTACCGCGCAGCGACGGTTGCCTACGCCATGACGCCGCAGTTGAACACCGATTTTGGTTTCACCATGCTGGGCCGCTTGCAGGAACGCATGGGCAATGCGCGAGCCACCGGCACTGCGGGCGACGACACGTCCAATGGCGTGTGGGGCCGCGTGTACGGCAAGTCGATGGACGCCAATATGTCGGGGCGTTTCGATGCGGATGAGCGCATGTTCGCGGCCCAGTTCGGGCGCGAGTGGCGTTTGAATACCGACGCATCGGGCTGGGGCGGCAGCACGCTGGCGGGGGTGACGGCCACGTTCGGGACGGCATCGGCGTCGTTCTCCGACAGCGCACGCACGCTTGACCCGACGCTCTCGGCGGCGACCGGTTCGGTCAACATGCAGGCGCAATCGGTGGGCGCCTACTGGACACGAATTCTGCCGCAGGGCGCTTATGCCGACGTGACGACCCAGGTCACGCACTATCGCAACAAGTACAGCGATGTGACGGGCATTGGGGCCACGCAAAACGGCTTCGGTGCGGCACTCTCCGGCGAGATCGGCCACCGGTTCGCGATTCTCGGCTCGGGTTTCACCGTGGAGCCGCAGGCGCAACTGGCTTATCAGTACCTGCATCTGAACGGGTTCAGCGACAGCTTGTCGACGGTGTCGGGCAACACGACGAATGCGTTGCGTGGGCGTCTGGGCGTCAAGTTCGCTGCCCCGGATCTGGCGAACGTCGCAGGGGCTGGGTCGGCGTCTCCTTACGTGAGCGCCGACGTCGTGCACGACTTCCTGTCGCCGGGTGCGACCAACGTGGCGGGCGCGAGCTTCGACAGCAGCCTTGCAAAGACGTGGTTTGAAATCGGTGCCGGTCTGGATGCAACCCTCGGTCGCACGTCGTCGCTTTACGCGAGTGTGAAGTACGCCCGCAACATGGGCGGCGATTACCGTCGGAATGTGTACGGACAGGTGGGGTATCGGTATCGGTGGTGA
- a CDS encoding RNA methyltransferase — protein sequence MRFSDFDQRLAALGAQPVHRGRVARVWLDGQALDTGTRRRSSEHFLPLALRNALPTITAELDALARVRSEHAGNDGSRLLVELADGQMVESVLLPRDGLCVSTQVGCAVGCRFCMTGKSGLIRQISSMEILAQVVLARRLRAVKKVVFMGMGEPAHNLENVLEAIDLLGTEGNIGHKNLVFSTVGDPRVFEALPRQRIKPALALSLHTTKAELRAHLLPRAPKIAPDALVELGEKYARDTGYPIQYQWTLLKGINDGDDELDAVVRLLKGKYGVLNVIPFNSLEGDDYQRPDRERIREIVRYLHSRGVLTKVRDSAGQDVDGGCGQLRARAVAGAAGEVQVVELRRSRAVKPEAA from the coding sequence ATGCGCTTCTCCGACTTCGACCAACGCCTCGCCGCACTCGGCGCTCAGCCCGTCCATCGCGGCCGGGTGGCGCGCGTCTGGCTGGACGGTCAGGCGCTCGACACCGGCACGCGGCGTCGAAGCTCGGAGCACTTCCTCCCGCTGGCGCTACGCAACGCCCTTCCCACGATCACCGCAGAACTGGATGCGCTCGCGCGCGTGCGTTCCGAGCATGCCGGCAACGACGGCTCGCGCCTGCTCGTCGAACTTGCCGACGGGCAGATGGTGGAAAGCGTATTGCTGCCACGTGACGGACTCTGCGTCTCCACGCAGGTCGGCTGCGCGGTTGGCTGCCGGTTTTGCATGACCGGCAAGAGCGGTCTGATCCGCCAGATTTCGAGCATGGAAATCTTGGCGCAGGTCGTGCTGGCGCGACGTCTGCGTGCCGTGAAGAAAGTCGTCTTCATGGGCATGGGCGAACCGGCGCACAACCTTGAGAACGTGCTCGAAGCCATCGACCTGCTGGGCACCGAAGGCAATATCGGCCACAAGAATCTCGTGTTCTCCACCGTGGGCGACCCGCGCGTGTTCGAGGCACTGCCGCGCCAGCGCATCAAGCCGGCGTTAGCGCTATCGCTGCACACCACCAAGGCGGAACTGCGCGCGCACCTGCTGCCGCGCGCGCCGAAAATCGCACCGGATGCGCTGGTCGAACTCGGTGAAAAGTACGCCCGCGACACCGGTTATCCGATCCAGTACCAGTGGACGCTGCTCAAAGGCATCAATGACGGCGACGATGAACTCGACGCCGTCGTGCGCCTGCTCAAAGGGAAATATGGCGTGCTCAACGTCATTCCCTTCAATAGTCTCGAAGGTGACGACTACCAGCGCCCCGATCGCGAACGCATTCGCGAGATCGTCCGCTATCTGCACAGCCGCGGCGTGCTGACCAAGGTCAGAGACAGCGCCGGTCAGGACGTCGACGGCGGTTGCGGGCAGTTGCGCGCGCGTGCGGTTGCTGGTGCCGCTGGCGAGGTGCAGGTGGTCGAATTGCGCCGCTCGCGTGCGGTAAAGCCGGAAGCGGCATAG